The window CAGTGATGGCAGTTGAAGCAGAAATAGTATTGACTAGGAAGATACAGAAGCGATTGAATCGGCGAAATGGGCTCACCATCTGATGAAATCGAGGCGGCCGGTGCCATCGTCGATCGTGAAGGACACATCGGTGTTCCGCTCCGTCTTGCCACTGACCAATCCCACAAGCCTAACCTGAAAAAGCAACAAGGAAACACCCAAATCAACAAGCTAAGAGGAAATTAAAGCAGGGAGGGGGGGGGCATTTTCCGTGTTGTGTTGCAGCATACGTTGGCTGTCtcgacgccgtcgacgacgaagGGAGCGCCCTTCTCCCCGGTGATGCCAGATTGCTGCGCTTCAGAGATCTGCTTCACGGTGAGCGGCATGGTGCTCGATGCGCCCCGGCTCTACaaaatcaaaagaaaagaaagatgaTTTTATCCCCCTTGTTTCTCGAAACCAAGACACACACGGATGAGAATGGAATGGAGATTACTACCTTGGAAGGGGTGGtagagtcggcggcggcattcTGGGAGGAGGTGAACTGCGACGGCGAGAAGGCGTCGGGCTGGCTGAAGGACATCATgcttactctctctctctctctgaatctTTCTTTCACTCTCCTCTCGCGtctcgcggtggtggcggcggcggcggcggcggcggggttgaTGGGATTTGGAGTTAGATCGAGTAGACTAAAAAGCCCAGGAAGAGCAAGCGCGCGGGAGATTGGGGAAACCAAGAGGCGGGAGGTTGTGGAACGCGCGGGAAATGGCTCCATTCATTCCCGCCATTTCTCTCCTGACCTTTCGCGttgctgacacgtggggcccgcCAGTCAGTCAGTGTGCCCAAACCCGTTTCATCTGGGACCTTCTTCTCGACGGGCACAGACTGATAAGTGATAACCAGTTCTCAAAAAAAGACTGATAACCAAAGTCGAGCGATGATTCGATGGAATTCGATAGGTTTTGATGGAATTTCTTTGAATTTTGTCGGTAACCGATCAGTTTTACAAAAAGAAACGAAATTCAGCATGCCTGCACTTGCTCCCTTAATTTtgtttaggaaaaaaaacaaacgaaaTCATGTCTTCTGCTAATCTGCTATCTATTGATGAATGAATGGTGCAATCTTTGATCCAATTCCAAGAGGAGAGATGAACGCAACTCCAAATTTCCCATTCACACAAATTAAATCATGTGCGTGGATGGTTGCACAAAAAGGATATGCTACATCATGTCAATCGTATGAAATAGAAAAAGGGAGGAGAGACAGCCGCCAAAAGCCAAGCCATTCTTTGATTCCTCTGCAACATTAGATACATGGGAATGGAATATACACTTGTCGGCAAaaataaagttaaaaaaaatcaaaacaaaacgACCTCTGCTACTAGCTGCGGATGATCAGATTCAGACAGATGGATCGTCCAAATACTCCAGTCAGATCAGATTCTTCATGCATCAACTCTTCAAGGGTTGAAATAGCCTGAACCACCAAGGTTGGATGAGACCAGCACCATCACACTTGTTATGGCAGCAAGCCACACTAGAGCAGTATCTGAATCACAAACAAAATCAGAAAATCAATCAAGGTGATGTAGTAATGGAAATCTAAACACAAGCCAACCAACAATACTATGCAGGTAACCAGCATAGTGAATTCAACAGTTGGTTACCTGTGGAGCTATTGGATACAGTCCCTGTAtcagcagctgctgcagcatTTTCACCATCTCTGGATTTAGCAGCCTGCTCACTATCTCTCAAGCTTCCGGGTTCAGACGACGACACAATGCCTTGAAATTCCTCGCTGACAAGCAGCGCGGCCAGCAGATCCATGAAGGTCTCTCTCTCTTTACCATCCATGTCACTTTGCTTACTTGTACTGTCTTGGACATAATCTAGCACATCCTCGTCTGAAACATAGCCCGCAGCAAACTCATTTTTTACCCCTTCATCTTCCTCGTCCTCGACATATGCTTTGTATGTGAGGCGAAGGAGTACTTCCCCTTTTGACCGTTTCCCAAGTAAGCCCCATCCTCCATATAAAGTTACAATTTTGTCTGTAGGTACTGTGTCTTTAAGTGATCCTAACTCAACCTGGCAAATAGAATATACTCAGAAACACGTTCCACTTCAACAAAGGACACCCAAAAATACAAACAAAATACACTTCACTCATCACTGATATAGTATGTTTGCTTGACCTAGCAAACTGCTGTAAAACAGTACACTAAACTACAAATTTCCAAGTAATATCACATACATCAGCTTAGAGAGGATACTAAGgaaaactttcaattgaaaCAAACTTTGCAAAAGATGAAACCCTACCTCTCCAGTGCCAATAGTGACATCGGTTAGACCAACTGAATCCTTTACTTGAATGCACAACTTCTGTTTGCGAGGGTTTGCAACTAGCATATGAAAGTCCTGTTTGATGTCAAGTGCTTATGAGCATGATAGTATACAAGAAAAAGGTTCCATCAAAATGCCCATGAGCTTAAAGTATAACTGTCTCAGAGCTTTACTTGATTCCAGATTGGTTCGCCTGGTTGCCCAATTACAGTTGTTTGACTATTCTTCTTGCTCTTTATTTCTTGATCACCAAGAATCATGACAACATATGGATCAGTCTTCCCTGCaagtgacaaaaaaaattatacctaAATATTCTATCAAAGTGACACAGATGTCTGTAAGGATAGGCGAactaattttttatttcatcTCCAGCTTGCCCAAGTGGTaaaattatttaatgatttgatttgttttttctgAGCAGATAAACTCAATAGAAGCTAAATATTTATGATATTCTTCTAACAAGATGCTGGGTGCAATTTCCAAACTAATAAACATACGCTAAATATTTCCATTTGGAAACCAAAGAGTTCTTTTTTACCGAATAAGACAAAGCTAAGCTTCCTGGCATCAACTAATGTCACTGATAGTTCTCCAACGAAGTCCTTATTCCCATCTTGAATTACATCACTTGCAACATCTTGAAGTATGCCACTTGCAACATTTTGGATTACGTCACTTGCAACATCTCCTGCAACAGGTCCCATAGATCTTCCCTGCTGAAAATCAAGGACAATCTTCTTGGGCCGCACAAAGAGACGTGGCAAATCTTCTGTTAGAAGTTTCGTGAGAAACCTAGAGGAGGTAGAGTCACAGGTGACTTATTAGAACCACCGGCCAAAGGGTGAACAAGGTTTGTCTATTAAAGAGCAGCATTAAATGAAAAGCTAAGCCTTAAGGTGTTGAATTAGGATACAGTTGCAGAATTTTTCCGAAAACATGATACAAACAATAACAATGCAGGCACCTGCATTTTATATAGATTGTTAAATATGGTTGCTACTAATTCAACAGAATCTTCATGGATCTACCAACATGTATTTAATAAAGAGTCTAGGCTAAGTAAGAAGCAAAAACTAATATTGATAGCTTAAACAAGTAATAGCATATGTTTTATCACCAGCTAAGCACATGGGGATAAGAATATTTAACCACCTAGAACTAGAGTGAACAAGAAAGCAAGAGAAGAAGGCGGCAGAGAGGGTAAAGGTGACAGTGGGAAGGTAGGTTAGGCCATTACAAAAAGAAACTAAGAAAGCAACTTTAAAATGCATTAGTAGTCCCTGCTCATTGAGCAATATCTATGTAGTAGCATCTAACCATGATTCTGCGTAGATGTTTGAGATGATAGTACTTACATTGACAGAACAGGAATTGCTGGTGAAGACAAGCACCATATCCAtgcaaaaaattgaaaataccaATATACCATTAGCAAAGGCTCAAACTTATAACATACAAATTTATATAACGGAAACAGAAAATAAATGAAATAAAAGGCTGACAACTACCCAACATGAACAAACGAATAGGAAACAAAGCACAAATACACAACATATCCAGTTTCAGAACA of the Oryza sativa Japonica Group chromosome 2, ASM3414082v1 genome contains:
- the LOC4331237 gene encoding tricalbin-3 isoform 2 (isoform 2 is encoded by transcript variant 2) → MALALSLKFSAVPVVVPVWVRDFDIDGELWVKLRLIPTEPWVGAVSWAFVSLPKIKFELSLFRLFNLMAIPVLSMFLTKLLTEDLPRLFVRPKKIVLDFQQGRSMGPVAGDVASDVIQNVASGILQDVASDVIQDGNKDFVGELSVTLVDARKLSFVLFGKTDPYVVMILGDQEIKSKKNSQTTVIGQPGEPIWNQDFHMLVANPRKQKLCIQVKDSVGLTDVTIGTGEVELGSLKDTVPTDKIVTLYGGWGLLGKRSKGEVLLRLTYKAYVEDEEDEGVKNEFAAGYVSDEDVLDYVQDSTSKQSDMDGKERETFMDLLAALLVSEEFQGIVSSSEPGSLRDSEQAAKSRDGENAAAAADTGTVSNSSTDTALVWLAAITSVMVLVSSNLGGSGYFNP
- the LOC4331237 gene encoding tricalbin-3 isoform 1 (isoform 1 is encoded by transcript variant 1); this encodes MLPPSAGTPLPPPSLAAASTSSCFLPSLLPIRRRRWPTPKATATAAFPPRRPAPLSANNLPLHTPGVSETTSTSTSSTTFASGTFRGAGGEDPLVSKLRTQLGVIHPLPAPPVNRSVLGLFALFFFVGAAFDKLWTLRKRRRAEREVKVNGTWPQVPTSSFSLFLEEKDLQRKESVEWVNMVLGKLWKVYRPGIENWIVGLLQPVIDNLHKPDYVNRVEIRQFYLGEEPLSVRNVERRTSRRANDLQYQIGLRYTGGARMALALSLKFSAVPVVVPVWVRDFDIDGELWVKLRLIPTEPWVGAVSWAFVSLPKIKFELSLFRLFNLMAIPVLSMFLTKLLTEDLPRLFVRPKKIVLDFQQGRSMGPVAGDVASDVIQNVASGILQDVASDVIQDGNKDFVGELSVTLVDARKLSFVLFGKTDPYVVMILGDQEIKSKKNSQTTVIGQPGEPIWNQDFHMLVANPRKQKLCIQVKDSVGLTDVTIGTGEVELGSLKDTVPTDKIVTLYGGWGLLGKRSKGEVLLRLTYKAYVEDEEDEGVKNEFAAGYVSDEDVLDYVQDSTSKQSDMDGKERETFMDLLAALLVSEEFQGIVSSSEPGSLRDSEQAAKSRDGENAAAAADTGTVSNSSTDTALVWLAAITSVMVLVSSNLGGSGYFNP